The following are encoded together in the Deltaproteobacteria bacterium genome:
- a CDS encoding HEAT repeat domain-containing protein, whose translation MKKILVFFVATFLVIAVVILVGRFSGRHLINSGTVTNKILQELNDPKWGVRQIGIKEILFNPVFLEEAKIKQKIIVLSQKEGKVYQKIREKYESSVEGAPDGEAYGEYYIDLLDAVGKLRDPKTISFLVDSLEFGPGVARSLSELGDVAIPALIEKCHQGDEDERWWCLKALGLFYKQTLSSDFKSQIKSTILKAVEDSSERIRTRATGILKEIE comes from the coding sequence ATGAAGAAAATTTTGGTTTTTTTCGTGGCAACTTTTCTGGTTATTGCAGTTGTGATTCTCGTTGGCAGGTTTAGTGGCCGGCATCTAATTAACTCCGGGACTGTCACTAATAAAATACTGCAGGAGCTAAATGATCCCAAATGGGGGGTCAGACAGATAGGGATCAAAGAAATTTTATTCAACCCCGTATTTTTGGAAGAGGCAAAGATCAAACAGAAAATTATTGTGCTTTCCCAGAAAGAGGGGAAAGTATATCAGAAAATCAGAGAGAAATATGAATCTTCTGTGGAAGGTGCTCCTGATGGAGAAGCTTATGGTGAATACTATATCGATTTGCTAGATGCCGTTGGGAAATTAAGAGATCCAAAAACGATTTCATTTCTAGTTGATTCTCTAGAGTTTGGTCCCGGTGTCGCAAGGTCGTTGTCAGAATTGGGCGATGTAGCCATCCCCGCATTGATCGAAAAATGTCATCAAGGCGATGAAGATGAGCGGTGGTGGTGTTTAAAGGCCTTAGGTTTATTCTATAAGCAAACACTTTCTTCCGACTTCAAATCACAAATCAAAAGCACAATATTAAAAGCTGTTGAAGACAGTAGTGAAAGAATTCGCACCAGAGCAACGGGGATCCTTAAAGAAATTGAGTGA